Proteins encoded in a region of the Quercus lobata isolate SW786 chromosome 8, ValleyOak3.0 Primary Assembly, whole genome shotgun sequence genome:
- the LOC115957096 gene encoding uncharacterized protein LOC115957096: MKQRLLRESNRAERGDDEDSNRRRTSTPEEASSDLLREMRKEMDELRNAIKGKTDQNLERIVRKTNSPFTIAVQECPVPSKFRLPQLEPFDGLKDPLDHLNTFRTTLGLQQPPDEIFCRSFPTTLKGSAREWFNKLPTSSIDNFEQLSNSFVRHFVGGQRPKRTADHLLTIKQGEKEPLRSYVTRFTRGMLEIDETDDKVHLTTFKAGLKSRDFVAFLAKNPPKTMAEALLKAQKYMNAEEALAAIDGADKNREKKKEKEDDRRGLKRERADRRNDDGNRRRDDKNNRSSRFTPLVMPVDQILTEIRDEPSLKWPKPLHSAPGLRDKRKYCRFHKDHGHYTEDCRDLKEQIEELIRNGKLQQYVKRGDFGKYGQKSQPVSTRRDEDRPQLRPQNALGEIKTIAGGPTAGGSFKSLRKSYQRQVNSVHNVPSSKQRRTSEDLHFFEEEARSVKQPHDDPLVIMIMIEGFNTRRVLVNSGSSTDIIYLPAFQQLKLDSKRLWPFESPLVSFSGDRVYPRGITTLTVTAGSYPLQVTNQHNFLIVDSPSSYNVIIGRPMLNRWKAAISTYCLKVKFPTEHGVGEIKGDQVLARECYHAVLASKENHTWTIEEKTPEVMEKLETVDLADGKPPRMTQIGTSMSQKTKDEIVSLLKSNLDIFA, translated from the coding sequence ATGAAACAACGATTACTACGAGAAAGCAATCGTGCAGAAAGGGGAGACGACGAAGACAGCAACAGAAGGCGAACCAGCACTCCGGAGGAAGCAAGCTCAGATCTCTTGagagaaatgaggaaagagatggacgaactaagAAACGCCATAAAAGGAAAGACTGACCAAAATTTGGAGAGGATCGTCCGGAAGACGAACTCGCCCTTTACCATAGCCGTCCAGGAATGCCCTGTACCCTCCAAATTTCGTCTACCCCAGCTGGAACCTTTCGACGGGCTGAAAGACCCTTTGGATCACTTGAATACGTTCAGGACGACCCTAGGCCTCCAACAGCCCCCTGACGAGATCTTCTGTCGCTCATTCCCTACAACCCTCAAAGGATCAGCCCGAGAATGGTTCAACAAGTTGCCAACATCGTCCATTGACAATTTCGAGCAGTTGAGCAACTCCTTTGTCCGTCACTTCGTGGGGGGGCAGCGACCTAAGAGAACTGCTGACCATTTGCTTACTATCAAACAAGGAGAGAAGGAACCACTGAGGTCTTACGTGACACGCTTTACCCGAGGAATGTTGGAGATAGACGAGACAGATGACAAGGTACATCTCACAACCTTCAAAGCAGGATTGAAGTCCAGAGATTTTGTGGCATTCTTGGCAAAGAACCCCCCTAAGACAATGGCCGAGGCACTGTTAAAGGctcagaagtacatgaacgcggaGGAAGCCCTGGCAGCTATTGATGGGGCAGATAAGAatagggaaaagaagaaagaaaaggaggacgATCGAAGAGGGCTAAAACGAGAACGGGCTGACAGACGGAATGACGATGGAAACCGAAGGAGAGACGATAAAAACAATCGTTCATCAAGGTTCACCCCGCTGGTGATGCCAGTAGATCAGATTCTAACAGAGATAAGGGACGAACCATCCCTAAAGTGGCCAAAGCCACTCCATTCAGCACCTGGATTACGTGACAAGAGGAAATACTGCCGTTTCCATAAGGATCATGGGCACTACACGGAAGACTGCAGGGACTTAAAAGAGCAGATTGAAGAGCTCATCCGCAATGGGAAGCTACAACAGTATGTAAAAAGGGGGGATTTCGGCAAGTACGGACAGAAAAGCCAGCCCGTGAGCACACGAAGAGACGAAGATCGTCCCCAACTTAGACCTCAGAACGCCCTCGGGGAGATAAAGACCATCGCTGGGGGACCAACCGCCGGAGGATCATTCAAGTCTCTCAGGAAGTCATACCAAAGACAGGTAAACAGCGTCCACAATGTACCATCGTCCAAACAAAGACGCACCAGCGAAGACTTGCATTTCTTTGAGGAAGAGGCCAGAAGTGTGAAGCAACCCCATGATGACCCGCTCGTCATTATGATCATGATCGAGGGGTTCAACACGCGAAGAGTCCTGGTCAACAGCGGAAGTTCAACAGATATAATCTATCTCCCTGCTTTCCAACAATTAAAGCTGGACTCAAAAAGGCTTTGGCCTTTTGAGTCTCCCCTAGTCAGTTTCAGCGGGGACAGGGTGTACCCCAGAGGAATCACGACCTTAACGGTGACAGCCGGGTCATATCCCCTCCAGGTAACCAACCAACACAATTTTCTAATAGTAGACTCACCCTCGTCCTACAATGTGATCATTGGTAGACCGATGCTTAATCGCTGGAAGGCTGCTATCTCCACCTACTGCTTAAAAGTGAAGTTCCCAACAGAACATGGAGTCGGGGAGATTAAGGGAGATCAAGTGCTGGCCAGGGAATGCTACCATGCTGTTCTGGCCTCAAAAGAAAACCATACGTGGACAATTGAGGAAAAGACGCCAGAGGTTATGGAGAAACTTGAAACTGTAGACCTGGCTGACGGAAAGCCTCCCAGGATGACCCAAATAGGGACGAGCATGAGTCAAAAGACGAAAGACGAAATCGTCAGCCTTCTGAAGAGCAACCTCGACATTTTCGCCTAG